The region AGGTGAGCATCGAGGCGAAATTCCTGACCATCCGCGTGGATGATATGGACAAGGTCGGGTTCCAGTGGGACATCAGCTCCGAGAGCAACCGCGGCACGCGCTTGCCCACCGGCCTGGAAAACCAGACCTACGAGTATGACATCAATGGCGACAACGTGTTGGAGACCATCCCGATCACGGAGCGCCCGGACGGCTCGAACGCCTTCAGCAACCGCTTCCGCGAGAGTGTCGTCGGAGCCGTGGTGAATCCGGGTCCCGGATCCTCGACCTTTAACCTCGTCCACTCCATTCTCGACAATGGCAGCGGCGACAGCCTCTCCGTTACCTTCGACTACCTCAACAGCCTGGAGGAATCCGAGCTGTTGAGCGCCCCGCGGGTCACCACGATGAACCGCAAGCCGGCCGTAATCGTCGACTACACGACGGAGTGGTTCCTGGTGAACGTTGACACCATCGTCGTGCCGGGTAACCCGGGCGGCGGTCTGGGCGGCGTAACGCAGCCCATCGTGGCGACGAATCCGGTGCCGGCGCCGTTCAACTTCGGTATCGGCCTCTCGGTGACGCCGCAGATTCGCGACAACGACCAGGTGCGCCTCTGGCTCAACCCCGAAGTGCGCACGCGCATCGGCGAAAAGACGTTCCGCACGACGAACACCATCGGCGAGACGGAGTCGGTGAACACCATCACGCTTCCGACGACGTCGTGGCAGGCGGTGTGGACCAACGTGATCGTGCATGACGGCGACACGCTGGTGCTGGGCGGCCTCGTTCAGGATCAGTCGATCAAGAACAACCAGAAGCTGCCGTACATTTCGGACCTGCCGGTCATCGGCTTCCTCTTCCGCGGCAAGTCGCGCGAGGTGACCCAGTCGAGCCTGCTCATCTTTGTCACCCCGGATATCATCGACTCCACGGGCGCGCGGTTCTTCGACATCGCGTCCGCCCGCTAAACGGCGTCGAGCGAAAGCAACATTCGCGGGCGGTCCAGCGAGTCTGGGCCGCCCGCGTTTTGCATGTTCATGAGATTCCTGATCTATAGCCTGACCCTGGCGCTTCTGGCGCCGGCAACCCGCTGGTGGCTGCGCCGCGACGCACGGCGCCGATCCCTGGCCGATCGCTTCGACCCCGGCTTTCCCGAACTGCCGGAGCGCCCGATCTGCCTGCACGCGTGCAGCCTGGGCGAGGTGAACGCGGCCCGCACCCTGGTCGAAGGACTTATCCAAGCCTATCCCCACGCGCCAATCATGGTCACCACCTCCACATGCGCGGGGCGCGCGCGCGCGGAGGAGCTCTACGGTGCGGATCGCGTTGCCTGGTTCCCGTTCGACACCCGCCGCGCGGTCTCTCGTTTCCTCGACCGCGCCAACCCCCGTATACTCCTGCTCTTCGAGACCGAGCTCTGGCCCAACGTACTGTCCGGCTGCCGCGCCCGGGGTATTCCCGCCGTCCTGGTGAACGGGCGCCTCAGCGACCGCCACGAGCGGCGCTACCGGTGGCTGGCCTGGTGGTATCGCGCCATGGTTCGGGACCTGTCCGCCGCCTGCATGCAGACCGAGCGGCACGCCGAGCGCATTATGGCGCTGGGCGCTCCCCGCGAACGCGTCCACATCGCGGGCAACCTCAAATTCGACGCCGTACGGACAAGCACGGAGCCTCGCGCCCGCCACCAGCTGCGGGCGGCCTGTGGAATGAAGCCCGGCGCGCCCGTATTGGTGTTTGGCAGCACGCGCCCGGGCGACGAGGCCCTCGCGTCGGCCTGCTGGGCCACGCTCCGCGAGGAATGCCCGGAACTCCGGCTCGTCGTCGCGCCGCGCCACGTCAATCGCGCGGAAGAGGCGATCGCCCCGTTCAGCGAGCCGGTCATTCGGCGCTCCGCCATGCGGGTGGGGGGCAGGAGCCGGGGTGAGCGGGTAATTCTGCTCGATACGCTCGGCGAGCTGAGCGACTTCTACGCTATCGCCAGCGTCGCGGTTATTGGCGGTAGTTTCTACCCCGGCGTAAACGGGCACAATCCGCTGGAGCCCGCCGCGCTCGGTGTTCCCGTCGTGTTCGGCCCGTACATGGCCAATTTCGCGGATTCCGCGCCCGTGCTCGTGGCCCGGGGCGGCGCCCGCCAGGTCGCCTGTCCCGAGGACCTCTACCTCGCGTTGAGCGAACTCCTGGGCAACGCCGCCGAGCGGCGGCAGATGGGTACGCGCGCGCGGCGCGCCGTGCTCGAGAATCAGGGGGCCACGGAAAGAACGG is a window of Candidatus Hydrogenedentota bacterium DNA encoding:
- a CDS encoding 3-deoxy-D-manno-octulosonic acid transferase; translation: MRFLIYSLTLALLAPATRWWLRRDARRRSLADRFDPGFPELPERPICLHACSLGEVNAARTLVEGLIQAYPHAPIMVTTSTCAGRARAEELYGADRVAWFPFDTRRAVSRFLDRANPRILLLFETELWPNVLSGCRARGIPAVLVNGRLSDRHERRYRWLAWWYRAMVRDLSAACMQTERHAERIMALGAPRERVHIAGNLKFDAVRTSTEPRARHQLRAACGMKPGAPVLVFGSTRPGDEALASACWATLREECPELRLVVAPRHVNRAEEAIAPFSEPVIRRSAMRVGGRSRGERVILLDTLGELSDFYAIASVAVIGGSFYPGVNGHNPLEPAALGVPVVFGPYMANFADSAPVLVARGGARQVACPEDLYLALSELLGNAAERRQMGTRARRAVLENQGATERTVALLASWIYPGERGRSSGHTPAAER